Sequence from the Eurosta solidaginis isolate ZX-2024a chromosome X, ASM4086904v1, whole genome shotgun sequence genome:
tagaaatcgtgaccaaccaatgaacttgaaaaataatgcactgtcgtacacgacagagctgtaatacttgatattgaagtacattggcacataacatttaattataaattcaaccagaattctaaaatttgcatctggattttccgttgtcacatataatcgcaataatctagcggccttggtgagccaccgagaatgtacaattttccctggtttgatgttagccagatccaccggaaccacgccgctagaaattgcatgggccatgtcgtataagtacttcgaatcggtggaaaattcaatattttatgaagcagggggcatattttgcaactcaattttcgggaagccgtccaccacctgaaaatatataataataaaataattaaaattggttgacaattataataaatgagtgatagcaataacttaccggaagagtttcacaagtttcgatttgacggctcagttttccggttgccgatcttggtccagtgctggttgatttatccaaagcttcaaacaaatgaacggaagttcgttgaagtgtagaaggcaaacgaaccaatgcaatggtctttttaacagcaattcgaatcgtcgtataattccactgtgtgggccagtgtttgttggctcaccgtcagagcttattccaattaatgcatccagtgatatatttttatcgttaaaaaaaccatttaatttggttgttttgtattcagcggtttcatgttccagtcttacgtaaccaatcaattcagaattgggttctttcaaaataacaagatgaggttcttttaccatccatcaattttatctatcgttaaggtatcatcttttctgccatcgaatgaaaacgctaacaaattggtatcatctaaccgtttgcgaagcacttcttgtctgcatttcttatttctctgcgaactttcgatttatccatgatgagaggtttcccatgcttatctttaattttaaaatcttgcaaaagagcggttccccatgctgatgctactctgtcaggcacactaaATCTGTCACacaccaaggcaaagttaaaacaatcgtatctctctttgtattgtgaacttgtgcttctatccatatcttcttgaaccggtggcggtgcgtttgttgaatcatcgggatcttggtatattggcattgatgacatagacgttgctccttgctcttcagtttccatcataaatgcatccattgttagtcttctctgattatgttgatcttgcatgaactctttgaggcgttcgggaacccagccgcatgcacatggagctgccttcaaatcgcatttacatgttccaatgtaaaaaattgtttccagagattttacatactctgtaaattgttgggtgttgtttcttcttttgatttgctcttgatacttgtcaagcaatttattcaatttattaaatacactttttttcagcattatttccataccaagttttcccaaattccaatcaacttatcttgtactggAATAGTGGATGATTTATGGGAACACTTTTTTGTtatgttttagcacgttcgcttaagtaaaaataatatctcaagatatccagatgagtaaattaagatcagttaaatcagtagacacaccaaaaacagtaacatcatgcttgggtatatgactcattgggttttcgatagttgttgatgtagttgcttcatcttgcggtgtagaggatggtggattcattgtaaactttttgatttggaatggtaacttcacttattattttttttttaaatatttttttatctgaaattagcacttcacactttgaattCTTCACAACGattgcattcacaaaaactgttgcgttatatatggtctacgagacaatgtaataagaatgaaatggtaatttcaattctacctgctgtgtcttgtggtggcttaaaaaaagcaacacaagcaattttaccctgcagtcaaaccaactagttgtatactagaagaatactagtttgccaaaaatctcaactagtatgagttctgtctttttccatattaccaactgctatttttaacacggcgatgtcctacgatatacttatcaattgccagcctctgcatcagcatcataccaattgacaaactagtcattatatacaccaacatcataccagatgacatactagtcagcatacccatcagacgcataccaattaacatactagtcagcctttgctccagcattataccagatggcatactagttattatatacaccaatatcataccaattgacatactagtcagtagactgggttggtccccatacaaaaaaaaaaagttgctaatgtccgcccctaaatttgaagattatgttgagagggtttcggaaaaattttttaatttttttgatccttcgaaatacagcaaAAAGgtaaaggttttttcgttgtaacttggttatttgacgaccgacttttaaaattgatatgtcattatgttggccttgagaagctccaAATTTCTGTTTattgtccttttaagctatgaagtcgttttcacatgattaggtcagcttaacaaaacccacttttttgtagagattgaggcttaagtaaacaaagtactatctccgtttttcgaagttagcctccaaaaaataaatatcggcttacgaagtttgaagttcgaaattctacatttcgaaattttattttacttttttgttaacgcgttcagtaaattgaaaaagtaaaggtgAAAAGTTAGAAGTCAGAAGTcgtattcagaagtcagagtctgaatTTTCTCcttgtataacagctgttatactaaatgtctcaaaaaaagaatccagcccttctaataaggggaaagggcggaccacgcccacatttttacttgttcaatttgctgaacgctttaacaaaaaaataaaataaaatttcgaaatgtaaaatttcgaacttcaaacttCTTAAGCCGATATTTATTTTTTGGAGGCtgacttcgaaaaacggagatagtactttgtttacttaagcctcaatctctacaaaaaagtgggttttgtccaatacccagaaaaaaagtttattttgtcgcatagtgttattattataaatacgaaactacaggtttgactcacttatttactttgacttcccctattcctgatatttggcatatctttattaacttttcaatccaaaccctgcaatttttcctacaaaaatatcacgagtttcgggtctaagtataataagaatcaggtaaaataacagttgcaataaatattgaaagtgatatgacttctttgtttattattttagtaatatggtttcaaagcaacattttcttaaatttttaagtactttcgtttggtaaggaaaaacaTACATTacgggggggtaaaattttgttagctgacctaatcatgtgaaaacgacttcatagcttaaaaggacattaaacgtgGAGCTTCTCTCAAGGCCAAAacaatgacatatcaattttaaaaatcggtcgtcaaataaccaagttacaacgaaaaaacctttttggctgtatttcgaaggatcaaaaaaaattaaaaaaaatttttccgaaaccctctcaacataatcttcaaatttaggggcggacattagcaactttttttttcgacccagtctactagtcagtgtattcaacatcaacataccaattggcatactactcagtctatgcatcaatgtaataacaggtgacatactagtcgatatttgcatcagcatcctactatttaatatactagtctcagttgggttgaaaaattacttgaaaattgataaattagctcaaatttatgttattcattatatttcatatatataaaagctaggtgcatatatatatacatatgtatataactttaaaatttatcacttcaatacattatactttggaataaattttaataaaaatacgtacatatatatgaaaactaaaaagtaacggaatagcacacgaatgtgacgcaatctcaagacgcagggctaagtttatgggttcaccatggccagaacattcccacattaaatccctcaagccaagagagctgctagggttcatcatggaagtcggatgggatgaggtgctgaccaaaggtcgcagtgcaatcctcaataaattatctatctatctaacggagaagggacgaaccagtagtggttgactgtgtaaaaacaggccaagctgcactagcgccgtcctgttatgagtgttaatggagttcagaatggtggtagtgatatgcactttacggaagtcatgcttatggctggataaccgaacaatttcatttaattgagggagtcataacggctttaaacgttttcgttactgactaaagggataatatcggtagatactggctgggtttccggtctttctctgttattttggaaaggcataggcttttaacgacaagtaggaaaaatgtcctaggctactaaTGCCCTCATGGtacaggtgttttggcatcggtataatTCTTCCATCTGGGAATATTGATAtggatggcttggccttttcaataacttattcaacctctgttgaggtaacggtgagggttgactcgtcatgctttgtttatgtgcccgttgatttcgacgatatctagcattttcaactgaagtatgcattgcaaattggctacagaaagcactcgcgcatttcctcgagccgacagacaaaattctagtcaaatgaattatttaaatactaactagtattaataacaccacaaagttatagccaatgaaccattctgaaactgaccagtatgatgaacgccacacaattctagtaaattaactactcatacactaactagtatgaataacaccacaaaattatagtcaatgaactattcaaaagctgactagtatgaataaacccacaaaattctagtcaatgaactagaatgtttgctgactactttggcttttgactgcagggtacgatctgcaattgtgttacagtgataccttcattttttaaaacggttgaataaaaacccacacaactatgtttacgaaatgcaaatgcatcacagtgatgccttggttttaaaagggttgtaaaaacgctaatttctaataattttttttaatttcttttctattaataagttaaattcattttttcatttacatatcttCTGACttctccaaaaagaaaaaacataggcatttcgctgattttttcatgtaaagtgcaaaaccggtgattttttgaaatgtttgtatggtgaacccccagctgggttccagggggtgtgccactggcatcggtgggtcgggcctccaaagttagtgggggtcggtcatacatttggactcgattggagcactctaaatgggtcaaagtgggatttttcaaaatttgcccctacccaaaagttcgacccaaattgggggacagcagaattcgttttagaggtatggttccttcggcaaagtttcttattttgatcattagaatatgattttcgcagagcaatgggcgatttttttgcctccacacaaatcgacccggcctagtatatacctatcccatacaaccgatcgttcagattgaaagatttttggccatttctcccttagtttccaatataaaacgtgaacctgggtgatatatattctaatatatcatagaagatttcctgtaaaaaccatttcgatcggagctatatataatatatatcccatacaaccgatcgttcagataagggagtttttgccattttttatttaatatttatcttaaaaatcgtttaggtatgtacatctgttcactatatatttcctatcttatacatcctattgTAATCTCCAAATAAAAACGGGATACGAtttttgttcagccccattcatgaaaggtatgaagtcttcggcacagccgaagacagtcccgtccttacttgtttttctctaatattaataaAACGAAAAACAATCGTATAAAGCAATATTAgcctgtctcgctaattaaatatagaaaaactttttaatttgttttaaaataattataaaattaaatgcagTTAAAATCGTGGTTAAACTTAACAAGCGGAATGCTCTTATAACATCCAATGTTAACCTAATACGTTGGACTTTTTCACTGAGAGGATCTTTATCAATGCCGCGTATTTGTATAACCTATGCAGCCTCttcaacatttttaaagtttaggGGACTTCGTAAGTTACGAAACATAACAACTTTGGACGGTTGGTTTCATTACAGTTTCATTTAAATATATTGTATTAAATTattgtaaaacaacaaaaaagcattTACCAAAGTCTCCTGTTCCGTACTCATGTCGCGAAACTGTATATAACTTAATATACTTCTTGATTTTGTATAAATCCCGGGACAAATAATTTACCGGCAGGACATTTTTAGTTTGGTGATAAATAAAAGTGGCAAATACgagacatttggcaacgctagtaAGCATATTCCAATAAAAAATTCCTGTATTATTTAATTGCGAATGTTAAATTAAAGTTCCTAGAATTTTCGTCCTTTTTCGGGTTCGTTGTATGGTAGCTGAAGACTAATTCTGCACATGACAATGTAAGTCAAAATAAGCTATACGTTAGTAAAAAATATGTACTATCGATTTTCAGCAATcttgtaaataaattatggagATTATCTActggtaattttaaagttaaatccgGATGAGCGTGCTGTGTATCAAGATTATATCGTTTTCTTTCAATACTTGATTTAAATTgtccattttattttactttcagAGCTTAAGCAAGAGCGGTGCACTGTACGATTGGTCTCCTGCAGTGAGGTCAGTAATTCTTAGTTCCTTTTATTGGTGCTATGTGCTCTCCCAGGTTGTCGGGGGGATAGCCACTCAATATTTTGGAACAAAAAAAGTATTCGGTTGGTCCCAGTTCGCTACTGCATTATGTAGCGTTTGTATTCCTGTCGGAGCGGACATACACTATACTGTTGTAATAATACTACGATCAGTCCAAGGTTTTGCATCTGGCTTAACATGGCCTGCTATGTATGCAATAGTTGGCTTTTGGATACCACTAGCCGAACGCTCACGATTTATGTCTAGCTTTCAGGGATTTAGCATAGGAATCGGTTTGACATATCCACTATGTGGTTTTATAATAAACGAATTTGGTTGGCGGTATGTTTTTTACACTACTGGGTCACTAGGAATGCTTTGGTGTATATTATGGTATTATTTAGCATTCAATACACCTAAGGAACATCCACGAATTTCAACTAAAGAATTCGAGTATATTGAATTTACTGTTAGCGCGGAAGCAAAGGAGGCATTAGGCATGAAAGTGCCATGGAAATCGATTTTAACTTCATTGCCAGTATGGGCGGTTGCAATAACGACATTTGGAAGGATTTGGATTCATTATATATTCATTGTGTGCGgcccaaattttatgaagaacaTTCTTAAATTCAATTACCAAGCAAATGGGGTTTTATCCGGCATGCCCTTTATATGTTCCTATGCCTCATCAGTTCTGTTTTGTTATGTTGCTGATAAAATTATACTTAATCACTGGTTGGGTATTACAAATGTGCGTAAACTGTTTACTGCCTTATCGCAAGTCATTCCGGGCATTCTTATTTACTGGATTGGTTATATTGATACAAATATTGGATTACTCTTAGTAGTTTGGTTTGTTGCTGTTGCATTAATTACCGCTTCATATGCAGGCGCTATGGCAATGATTGTCGACATGGCGCCGAATTTAGCTGGGCCAGTTCTTGCATTTTGCCAAACTATTCATATGTCGGCATCATTCCTATCCCCTCTGGTATCGGGTTTAATTATCACAAATGAGGTACGTTGTTATACTTATATTGTAGTCATATTCTGGACAGGGAGATGTTATTCTAAAAAAAGGGTTTTCGGTTTTTCCAGTTTTGGCTCTTTGGATTCTAACGGCTTCTGATTTAGGGCTTgcaaatattttaattaatcatcagaaatttttattttgggCTATAACATCAATCTACTCGCGGTTGGCGCGAATATTATAttgcacgttttattgtaaacacattcaaatcaaaattttcatATATCGAAATCTTATGCTATCCCGAAATAATCGGCTAGCGAGATTTTgatcacatatgtatataggaaGTTTAAGGGGACAAACTTCACCGCAATATCTGTCTTGCAATCTTGCAAACTCATTTTTATAACCAAAttgtgtgaaaaaataaaaattggtttgcgttttcccaaaaaaataaaattttggattacTTCTGTTTACACTAAAACGTGCGATATGATTTCATATTTcctattttcatatttcatatatctttattcagtctattatttacaataatcttactgactagattaacaaaagtttcttatatataagtggaaagtgttaaaaaattaacataatatagagaataacacatttttaaaacaaaagcgtGATACGGAAAAATTAATACAATGATCATTGTTTAAAGAGCTGATTGCAATTAGAGCGCATGCGATCGGCCCATTTAGAGCATAATTAGACTTAAACTGGTCAACAGAAAACTTGTTATGTTGCCGCAAAttccgtgatggaacataaaagttcaaagactccaAAAGCATGGGACACTCGATATTGCCATTAACAATGTCGTAGATAAATATTATCGATGAGATAACCCCTATACTCTCCCAAATATGCAGATTTATTAGCCCATACTTTGAGATATATGAGGGGAGGGGCAAATCAAATCTTATATCAGATAAAcagtatttcataaatattttttgtatacgTTCTATCGAGGATCCATTTTATGAATCCGACCAAAAGGGGGTTCTGTGCACTGCTGCACGCCCTAACGCCACTTTCGTTTAAACTTTTTCTGTCTTTTAGTTTCTTCTCCTTTttcgaaataaataaaattgtttaatttttaactatagtttttatactcagttgagcagagctcacagagtatattaagtttgattaaataatcaggatcgaaaaaaattttattgagccatgtccgtccgtccgtccgtccgttaacacgataacttgagtaaattttgaggtatcttgatgaaatttcgtatgtaggttcctgagcactcatctcagatcgctatttaaaatgaacgatatcggacaataaccacgcccactttttcgatatcgaaaatttcgaaaaaccgaaaacgtgcaataattcgttaccaaagacagataaagcgatgaaacttggtaggtgagttgaacttatggcgaggaatagaaaattagtaaaattttggacaatgggcgtggcaccgcccacttttaaaagaaggtaatttaaagttttgcaagctgtaatttggcagtcgttgaagatatcatgatgaaatttggcaggaacgttactcctattactatatgtacgcttaataaaaataagcaaaatcggagaaggaccacgcccacttttaaaaaaaaattttttaaaagtaaaatcttaacaaaaaatttaatatctttacagtatataagtaaattatgtcaacattcaactctagtaataatatggtgcaacaaaatacaaaaaataaagaaaatttcaaaatgggcgtggctccgccctttttcatttggtttgtctgggatacttttaatgccataagtcgaacaaaaatttctcaATCCTttagaaatttggtaggggcatagatttaatgaaaatgggcgaaatcggttgaagccacgcccagtttttatacacagtcttccgtctgtccttccgcatggccgttaacacgataacttgagcaaaaatcgacatatctttactgaatttagttcacgtacttatctgtactcactttatcttggtataaaaaatgaacgaaatccgactatgaccacgctcactttttcgatatcgaaaattacgaaaaatgaaaaaaatgcaataattctataccaaatacgaaaaaagggatgaaacatggtaattggattggtttattgacgcgaaatataactttagaaaaaactttgtaaaatggttgtgacacttaccatattaagtagaagaaaatgaaaaagttctgcagggcgaaataaaacacctttgatatcttggcaggtattacat
This genomic interval carries:
- the MFS17 gene encoding sialin isoform X3; this encodes MMRNDINFAMVAMVRSSGALESINVETNATEHSMLKNNGIPWYNNSLQHHFTNESGASSSKPDSLSKSGALYDWSPAVRSVILSSFYWCYVLSQVVGGIATQYFGTKKVFGWSQFATALCSVCIPVGADIHYTVVIILRSVQGFASGLTWPAMYAIVGFWIPLAERSRFMSSFQGFSIGIGLTYPLCGFIINEFGWRYVFYTTGSLGMLWCILWYYLAFNTPKEHPRISTKEFEYIEFTVSAEAKEALGMKVPWKSILTSLPVWAVAITTFGRIWIHYIFIVCGPNFMKNILKFNYQANGVLSGMPFICSYASSVLFCYVADKIILNHWLGITNVRKLFTALSQVIPGILIYWIGYIDTNIGLLLVVWFVAVALITASYAGAMAMIVDMAPNLAGPVLAFCQTIHMSASFLSPLVSGLIITNEGFRFFQFWLFGF
- the MFS17 gene encoding sialin isoform X1, which codes for MMRNDINFAMVAMVRSSGALESINVETNATEHSMLKNNGIPWYNNSLQHHFTNESGASSSKPDSLSKSGALYDWSPAVRSVILSSFYWCYVLSQVVGGIATQYFGTKKVFGWSQFATALCSVCIPVGADIHYTVVIILRSVQGFASGLTWPAMYAIVGFWIPLAERSRFMSSFQGFSIGIGLTYPLCGFIINEFGWRYVFYTTGSLGMLWCILWYYLAFNTPKEHPRISTKEFEYIEFTVSAEAKEALGMKVPWKSILTSLPVWAVAITTFGRIWIHYIFIVCGPNFMKNILKFNYQANGVLSGMPFICSYASSVLFCYVADKIILNHWLGITNVRKLFTALSQVIPGILIYWIGYIDTNIGLLLVVWFVAVALITASYAGAMAMIVDMAPNLAGPVLAFCQTIHMSASFLSPLVSGLIITNESSIEQWRSVFGVSSAIAILSYGFFQIYGTAEVQIWNFPPPRTDSSAEESQILKRKDEDAMPKHLL
- the MFS17 gene encoding sodium-dependent phosphate transport protein 1 isoform X2, which gives rise to MMRNDINFAMVAMVRSSGALESINVETNATEHSMLKNNGIPWYNNSLQHHFTNESGASSSKPDSLSKSGALYDWSPAVRSVILSSFYWCYVLSQVVGGIATQYFGTKKVFGWSQFATALCSVCIPVGADIHYTVVIILRSVQGFASGLTWPAMYAIVGFWIPLAERSRFMSSFQGFSIGIGLTYPLCGFIINEFGWRYVFYTTGSLGMLWCILWYYLAFNTPKEHPRISTKEFEYIEFTVSAEAKEALGMKVPWKSILTSLPVWAVAITTFGRIWIHYIFIVCGPNFMKNILKFNYQANGVLSGMPFICSYASSVLFCYVADKIILNHWLGITNVRKLFTALSQVIPGILIYWIGYIDTNIGLLLVVWFVAVALITASYAGAMAMIVDMAPNLAGPVLAFCQTIHMSASFLSPLVSGLIITNEANIMANFWTFERSNHLHVPTGNSFAILYQTYTSSQPSDNDKPRKSLLSNFHTSAPHNNVPRMWHM